The Miscanthus floridulus cultivar M001 unplaced genomic scaffold, ASM1932011v1 fs_322_2, whole genome shotgun sequence genome includes a region encoding these proteins:
- the LOC136531300 gene encoding F-box/kelch-repeat protein At2g44130-like, with the protein MRSPRGGGGVGGCYRGGAGCQEQHVDLIPGIPDDVAVDCLARVPHASHRAMRRVCRGWRSAAATPAFASARAQAGANEDLVYLMQFGNPSAADADAEPKDDDGPANTPAYGVAVYNVTTGEWRRERGAPPVVPVFAQCAAVGTRLAVLGGWDPRTFEPVADVHVLDAATGRWRRGAPMRSARSFFACAEAGGKIYVAGGHDKHKNALKTAEAYDASADAWDPLPDMSEERDECDGMATVEGDRFLAVSGYRTARQGGFERDAEWFDPAAGAWRRLERVRAPPSAAHVVVKGRVWCIEGNAVMEWMGTRRGWREVGPYPPGLKAGTARAVCVGGGEKVVVTGALDGEDGGGRHAVWVFDVKTKSWTVVRPPPEFAGFVFSVASVRI; encoded by the coding sequence ATGCGGAGCCCAAGGGGAGGAGGAGGCGTCGGCGGCTGCTACCGCGGCGGCGCCGGCTGCCAGGAGCAGCACGTGGACCTGATCCCGGGCATCCCCGACGACGTGGCGGTGGACTGCCTGGCGCGCGTCCCGCACGCCTCCCACCGCGCCATGCGCCGGGTCTGCCGGGGCTGGCGGAGCGCCGCCGCAACCCCCGCCTTTGCCTCCGCGCGCGCGCAGGCGGGCGCCAACGAGGACCTCGTCTACCTCATGCAGTTCGGGAACCCgtccgccgccgacgccgacgccgaaccCAAGGACGACGACGGGCCCGCCAACACGCCGGCGTACGGCGTCGCGGTGTACAACGTGACGACCGGCGAGTGGCGCCGGGAGCGCGGCGCGCCGCCCGTGGTGCCCGTGTTCGCGCAGTGCGCGGCGGTGGGGACGCGCCTCGCCGTGCTCGGCGGCTGGGACCCGCGCACCTTCGAGCCCGTCGCGGATGTGCACGTCCTCGACGCCGCCACGGGGCGGTGGCGCCGGGGCGCGCCGATGCGGTCGGCGCGGTCCTTCTTCGCGTGCGCCGAGGCGGGCGGCAAGATCTACGTGGCCGGCGGGCACGACAAGCACAAGAACGCTctcaagacggcggaggcctacgACGCCTCGGCGGACGCGTGGGACCCGCTCCCCGACATGTCGGAGGAGCGCGACGAGTGCGACGGCATGGCCACCGTGGAGGGCGACCGGTTCCTGGCCGTCAGCGGGTACCGCACGGCGCGGCAGGGCGGGTTCGAGCGCGACGCCGAGTGGTTCGACCCGGCGGCCGGGGCGTGGCGGAGGCTCGAGCGCGTCCGTGCGCCGCCCTCGGCGGCCCACGTCGTTGTGAAAGGGCGCGTCTGGTGCATCGAGGGCAACGCCGTCATGGAGTGGATGGGGACAAGACGCGGGTGGCGCGAGGTCGGGCCGTACCCGCCGGGGCTCAAGGCCGGCACGGCGCGCGCCGTCTGCGTCGGAGGTGGGGAGAAGGTCGTGGTCACGGGCGCGCTTGATGGGGAGGACGGCGGTGGGCGGCACGCTGTGTGGGTGTTTGACGTCAAGACCAAGAGCTGGACCGTCGTGCGCCCACCGCCCGAGTTCGCCGGCTTCGTCTTCTCCGTCGCCTCCGTCCGGATCTGA